The stretch of DNA AATATTTTCAACTCCAAATTCACACGCAAGATTAGGACTTTCATCAACATTCACTCTAAATATTTTAACATTTTCCTCTTTTGAAACAGCTTCTAAGATGGGATTCATTATTTTGCAAGGTCCACACCATTCTGCACTGAAATTGATTATCACTAACTCATTTTCTTCTTTCATCTTCTCTTCAAAGCTCATTTCATCTAAACTTATTATACTATTCAATTACTCCTCCTAGTTTTTCCCCTTCTAGTCGTTCGAAATTGTACACATATAATTTAACAGTATTCTTTTAAAAAATCAAGGTCTTTAGTTATACATTTTTGCTAAAATATCATTTTTTCTAATACCTTCTCTAACTGCTTTTATTATTGCAATTGATTTTGAAGTATCCCCTATAAGAATTGCTCCTTTTAATACTCCTTCACTGAATACCAGTTTCTTATATATTTTCTTAGCTGCATCATATTCTTCTACATAATCAGTTTCTCCCTCATTAGAATGAACATCTCCTATTGATAAAAGCTTTGTATTCATTCCATCAAAACTTAAAGGTTGAACCTGCTCTTTATATATTATTTCATCTCCACATATATTGGCTCCTGCAACTTTACCTTGTTCCATTGCTACTTGCCAAAGTCCCATTACTCTACCATTAAATTCAGCTATATCTCCACATGCATATATATCTTTTATACATGTTTCCATTTTTTCATTAACAGTTATTCCTTTATTAGCTTTCAAATCACAAGAAAGTGCAAATCCCTTATTAGGTACTATTCCTGCACTTACTATTACAAGATCTGCTGGGAATTCTCTTCCATCCTTTAAAACTACCTTTTCGACCTTTCCATTTCCTTCAAATCCCTTTACTTGGACTCCTTTTTCAACTTTTATTCCAGTATCCAAAATTATTCTTTCAAGTAAAGCACTTCCTTTTTCATCAAGCTGTCTTGGAAGTATTTTAGGCATAACTTCCAGAACTGTTACATCTATACCAAGATTTTTTAGTCCCCATGCAGTTTCAAGTCCTAAAACTCCTCCACCTATTACTACAGCATTTTTATAATTTGCAGCTTTAGATTTTATATCAAGAGTCTCTTCTAACTCTCTTATTACTCTTACATTTTCTAATTCTTTATTTTCAAATGGTGGTATAAAACATCCAGCACCAGAAGCGATAACAAGATAATCATAACTTAGTTCTTCTCCGTCACATAAAACTACTTTTTTATCTTTAGAATTGATAGTTGTTGCCTCTTTTCCAAGTAAAAGTTTTATATTTCTATCGCTATACCAAGTTTCTTTTTTTATCTTCATTCTCTCCATTGAAATATCTGTATCTATCAACTCAGTAAGTCTAGTTCTATAGTAAGGAAGATATTTTTCCCTACAAACCATTGTTATATTTGCCTTTTTATTTCTACTGCTCACTGCATCTGCAGCATTAACAGCAGCAACTCCTCCTCCAATTATAACTATGTCTACTTCTTTTTCAATAGATTTTTCTGAGACTTCAACTTCAACTAATTCAAAAAGCTCCTGTCCTACTCCACATACTGGACAATTATCTGGTTTCTTATCATAGTCAAACATCTCATCACATACAGTACATCTCCATTTTTTTACCTTCATCATTTCCACCTCGTTATTTTTATCGTAACTCTATCTATTTATTATTTTCTCTTTTTTCTTTTTCTCTTTCAGCTTGAGATTTATTAACATAGAATGGTTCCAATGTATATAGATTATCATCTTTTGAATCAACTGCTAATCTTGCAGCTACAGCTGCTCTAGGAATAGAAGATGTCTTAGAAAACAGAGTACCTCTCTCTCCCATTTTTTCTTCTATCATATCTGAATAAGCAATTGCTCCATCTCCAACAAAAATATATTTTTCTTCCTTCATCTCTTCTAATATATCAGCAAGATCCCCATCTTTATATTCTGATATATTTTCTATCTTATTCTCTACATATCTATACGTAGAGAAATATACTCTTCCTTTTCTCGCATCTATAAGTGGAACTATAATTCCATCTCTAGACTCAGCATTATTGGCTATTACATCTAATTCATTTATACCAACAATTTTTTTATCAGTACCATAAGTAAGTCCCTTTGCAATAGCTACTCCAATTCTTATACCAGTAAAAGAACCTGGACCTACAGTAACAGCAATTTTATCCACATCTTTTATAGTAAAACCAGTCATCTTAAACAAGTTATCTATTAATCCCATAATAATATTTGAATGATTGGTTTTTACATATAAGTTTGTCTCTCCTAAAATTCCTATCTTATCATCATATAATGCTACACTTGCAATTTTTGTAGCTGTATCAATTGCTAAAACCAACATAATCTAACATCTCCTTCTCTTTTGTGCTATTTCCAACGTAGGTCAAATCTACCTCTCTCGATATGTCATCATGATGTTTTAGCTCAATTTTAATATACTCTTTAGGAAGCTCACTCTCTATAATATTAGCCCATTCAATTAAGACTACCCCATCATTATTTAGATAATCTTCATATCCAATTTCATAAATCTCTTCAGCTTCCTGCAAACGATATACATCAAAGTGATATAAAGGAAGTCTTCCACTAAAATATTCCAAAACATAGTTAAATGTAGGACTTTTAATCCCTTCTTTAACTCCTAAACGTTTTGCAAATTTCTGAGTAAAAGTTGTTTTTCCTGTTCCTAAATCACCAATTAGGGCTATCACAGTGTTTTCTTTTGAATAGTCAGCCAGTTTTTCTGCTAAATTATCCAACTCATTGAAACTGAGTATTCTATTCATTTTTTCCTCCATCATTATTCTTAAACTGTATCTTATTTACTATATTTGTTGTTGATTTTCCTTCTACAAAGGCAAGAATTCTTACTTCTCCTCCATTTTTCTCAACTGTTGAAGTCTCTGGTAATTCCTCTTTTTTATAATCTCCACCTTTTACATGGATAGATGGTTTTAATATTTCTAATGTTTCTATTGGTGTTAATTCATCAAAAATAAGTGTAAAATCAACAGCCTTTAGCCCTGATAACATCTCTGCTCTATCAATTTCATTATTTATCGGTCTTGTAGGTCCTTTTAGTTTTCTAACAGAAGCATCAGAGTTTACTCCTACAATAAGGATATCTCCCTGTCTTTTAGCTTCGTTTAAATATCTTAAATGCCCTATATGCAAAATATCAAAGCATCCATTTGTAAAAACAACACTTTTTCCTTGCAATTTAAGTTCTGCAACTAATTTCGCTGCTGTCTCTCTGCTCAGTATCATTTCAATCCCTCCATATGCAATTTCCCATTCCTTTTTAATTCCTGCACAAATTCGTAGATTATCTCTGCTGTCATTCCCCAAATCACTTCATTTTGATAACTATAAAAATATACCTCTCTAGCTCTACCTGCCCAAGATTTTTCATATCTTTTAGGAAGTTTTAACTCTTTTGCAGAAAAAAGGGGTATATTCTCCATTGCTATCTTCTCAACTTTAGGCGAAGTGTTTAGAAAAAATTCCATAGGAACAAGAATAATTTTTTCAACTTCAGCTCTATTATACTTTATTTCTGAAAGTTGTGAAATATTAATTTTTCCAACATATGCGTCTAAAATGACTCCAGATGGGTTTACAAGTGTTCCAAACTTACCTAATACCTCTATATTTTCACAACTTATTCCCAGTTCTTCTACACTTTCTCGAACAGCTGTATTTCTTGTATTTCTATCATTTTTTTCAAACTTTCCTCCAGGAAAAGATATCTCTCCTCCCTGTTTTATCCCGAAAGCTCTTTTTTCTAAAATAATATGTACTTTTCCTTTTATAGTTATCAAAGCAATTAAAACAGCTGATAAAAACTGTCTGCTTCTCCCTATAATTCTTTCGTCACCATTTTCCAAAACATCAGCTAAAGATCTCTCCATCAAATCCCTCATCAACATAATATCTAGTTTCAAAAAAAAGAGCAACTACAATAGCAAAAAATCACCATCTGCTGCTCTTTCCTTACTTATTTAACTATTTTGTTCCGAATATTCTGTCTCCACAGTCTCCTAATCCTGGATAGATATATCCTTCTTCAGTTAATCCTTGGTCGATTTTTGCTGTATATATATCAACATCTGGATGTTTATTTAAAAGTTTTGCTATTCCTTCTGGAGCTGCTACAAGACACATAAATATTATATCTTTAACTCCTTCTTTTTTAAGGTAATCTATTGCATAAACTGCAGAACCACCTGTTGCTAACATTGGGTCAACAACTATTACTTTTCTTGAAGTAATATCTACTGGTAATTTACAGTAGTAATATACAGGCTCTAGAGTTTCTTCATTTCTATATACTCCAATATGTCCAACTTTTGCTGTTGGCATTAAATCTAAAATTCCAGCAGTCATTCCAAGTCCAGCTCTTAAGATAGGAACTAATGCAATTCTATCCTGTAATTCACAACCTGTAGTTGTCATTAAAGGTGTAGTAACTTCTTTATCTTGTAATTTTAAAGTTTTTGTTGCTTCATAAGTCATTAATTTTGCAATCTCATTTAAGTTCTCTCTAAAAGATTTAGTATCAGTATCTGCACTTCTCATAAGTGTCAATTTATGTTGTATTAATGGGTGATTTATTTCTATAACAGCCATTTTTCCTCCTTGAATTTTAAATTATTTTTACTCTCATTTAATTTATTATAACACAGATTTTAGATTTTTACATAAATATTTTTCCTTACTTTTGGTAAAAAAATTATCTTTTTTAGGTATTTTCTGCTCAGACAATACCACATCAATCCATTTGATTTTATATGCGAATTTTTCCTTTAAATATCGACATATTTCAATTTCGTTGATATAATAAAATTAAAGATATTTTTAAGATTTTTTCATATTTCTAAGGTTAAAATTTTGACTTTTTTCCTTAAAATAATTATTTTTCAATTAAATTTACAAGGATAAAATTATAGTATATAATAGTGATACACTTTATACATTACATTAAGGAGGGTTATATGAGCTACCTAACTATTTTTTTAGGAGGAATACTTTCTTTTTTTTCACCATGTATTCTTCCTGTATTACCACTTTATATAGGATACCTGTCTGGAAATAACATTGAAAACAAAAAAGGTATTGCAATAAACACTGTATTCTTTACTTTTGGCATCTCTTTTGCTTTTGTTTTTCTAGCATTAGGTTTTTCTGCCTTAGGTCAGTTAGTATACAGATACAGAAATGTCTTCATTCTTGTATGTGGTATTCTAACTATTTTGTTAGGACTGTTTCAGCTTCAAATTTTCAAAAATAATTTTTTATCAAGGGAAAGAAGAATTAATTTTGATGTAAAGAAAATGAATCCGTTTGTTGCATTTATATTTGGATTCACATTTAGTTTTGCATGGACACCTTGTATAGGTCCTGCACTATCAGGAGTATTAATGGCAATAAGCTCTATTGATAACAGAACCCAGGGGATTATTTTAATGCTTGTATATACTTTGGGATTTATAATACCATTTTTAATTACAGGTTTTTTCAGTTCCTTTTTCCTTAAATTATTTAAGAAAAATATGGGAATTGTTAAATATACACCTAAAATTATGGGAGTATTACTAATTCTTCTTGGTATTCTTATCATCACTGGTAAACTTGATTATCTTTTAACCTATATTGCATAAGGGGGAAACAATATGAAAAAAATAATAGGAATTTTACTTCTACTTCTATCTTTTACATCATTTGCTGGTACTGAAAAAGCACCAAATTTTACAGCTAAAGACCAATATGGTATTGAGCACTCAATTGAAAATTACAAAGGTAAGTTTGTTCTTTTAACATTCTGGGCTACATGGTGTCCAGCATGCAGACATGAACTTCCAGTACTTGATGAGCTTTACAAAAAATATGGTGAAAATAAAAAAGATATTGTATTTCTTGGAGTAAATAGCGAAAAGATGGATACAGTTAAAGAATTTTTAGAAAGTAAAGGATACAAGTTTCCTACTGTTGTAAGTGAGGAAGCATTTCAGAAATACCCTGTGAGAGCATTTCCCACACTCTTTGTTATAGATAGAGATGGAAATGTTATTAACTATGCTATGGGAGCTATCCCAGGTGACACACTTGAAAGATATATTAATGCATCACTACTTGAAAAATCTTTCTAGATTATATAGATATTTCACATAAAATAGTATAAAATACATAGGTAAAATTATTCAACCAACGAAAGGAGCAACAATGAAGAGCCAAAAGAAATTTATTACAACTGTATTAGGGGCAATTGCAGTTTATCTAATTGCCATTACTGCTACAGCAGATGTTACAAAGGGGATTGGATTAAAAGACAACAAAATCCAACCTGAAAAAGAGATAACAAAAATATCCAAAGAGGAGGAAAAGGAAATAGCAAAATCTTCAATTGATAAAACCACAACTGAAGAAAATAATATTTCAACTCCTGACACTAAAGATGTGAATAGTGTTAAAGCAGTAAGTCCTGAACCAGTTAACACAGAAACACCAAAAACAGAGATAGAAACAAAAGAGGAAGAGCCTGTAAAGGAAGAGATTGCTCAGGAAGTTAGCAATAATATTAACTATGGATTTACAAATAAGCTTAAAACATCACTTTTCAGTGATAATAAGGGAACAAAAGTATTAGACACATTAAGAAAAGCAACAAGAGTTGAGATCTTAGAAGAAAAACAGATTGAAACAAAAAAAGAGAGCAAAATCAAAAAGAAAGATGGAACTTTTGAAATAAAAGTTACCGCTCAAATAACTAATTGGACAAAAGTCAAATATAATAAAAATTTAAAAACATATATAGGATGGATAAGAAGTGAAAATATCTCTAAAGATATACATAAAGTTTCTCCAGAGAATTTAAAAAATATAAGCTTCAAACCAGTTGAAAAAATCAATTACCCTGACAATCCTAAAAGAGACAATGTCAGAGGAGTATATCTAACTGTTTATTCAGCAGCTTCTGAAAAAAAGATGAACGAAATGATTGCACTTGCTAAACGTACTCCTATCAATGCATTTGTAATAGATGTAAAAGATGATGGGGGAAAACTTCTTTTTAAAACAGAAGCAGAAAAAAAATACTTGGGAGTTTCTTTTGATAAATATCCAGTTAATGATATTCAAAAATTTATCCAAAAATTAAAGGATAATAATATCTATGTAATAGCAAGAATAGTTTCTTTTAAAGACCCAAGATATGCTAAGAAAAATCCTGATAAAGCTATTATAAAGCTAGCAGATGGTAAACCATATACAAACAGTGATGGTGTAATCTGGGTATCTGCTCATGATAGAAATCTGTGGGAATATAACGTTGCAGTTGCTAAAGAAGCTGCAAAAGCAGGATTTAATGAAATTCAATTTGATTATGTAAGATTCCCAGCATCAAATGGTGGAAAACTTGATAAACAATTAAACTATAGAAATACAAATGGTGAAACAAAACCTGAAACTATTGCTAAATATTTAAAATATGCGAGAAAAGAGTTATCTCCTTTAGGTGTATATATAGCAGCAGATGTATATGGACAAGTTGGAAGTTCTTCTGATGACATGGGACTTGGACAACATTGGGAGGTAATAGCTAATGAAGTTGACTTTATCTGTCCAATGGCTTATCCTAGCCACTATGGAAAAGGTGTATATGGACTATCTGTTCCAGATGCAAATCCATACACTACAATATACCGTTCAACTTTAGATGGAGTAAATAGAAATAACAATATTGATTATCCAGCTAATGTTAGACCTTGGTTACAAGCTTTTACTGCAAAATGGGTAAAAGGACATATCAATTATGGAAAAAATGAAATTGATGCACAGGTTAAAGCTCTTAAAGATTTAGGAATTGATGAATATTTATTATGGAGCCCAAGTAACAGATACGGCATCGTTGAAAAATAACTGTATTTTTTCAGAAATATGTTTTAAATTTGCATTTTTTATGGTATACTAAAAAATAGTTCTAATATTAGGAGTTGAGAATTTTTGGAGGGAATAATAAATATTAACAAACCTTCAGGAATAACTTCCTTTGATGTAATTAGAAATCTTAGAAAAATCCTAAGAGAAAAGAAAATAGGGCACACTGGTACCTTAGATCCTTTAGCAGAGGGAGTACTTATAGTATGTGTTGGTAAAGCAACAAGACTTGTACAGGATATCGAAGGATATTCAAAAGTCTATACTGCCGGATTTGAACTTGGTTATCAGACAGATACCTATGATGTTGAAGGAAAAGTTATTGAAGAATCAGACAAAAAAGAAGTTACAAGAGAAGAACTTGAAAAAACGCTATCAACTTTTATAGGAACAACTAAACAGGTTCCACCTATGTATTCAGCATTAAAAGTTAATGGAAAAAAACTTTATGAGCTTGCAAGACAGGGAATAGAAGTTGAAAGAAAAACTAGAGATATAACAATTGACTTTATAGAGATACTTGATTTTGATGGAAATAAAGGAAAAATAAGATGCAAAGTTTCTAAAGGAACTTATATACGTTCACTTATTAATGATATTGGAATGCATCTTGGTACTTATGCAACTATGACTTCTCTTGTGAGAGAAAATGTAGGCGATATAAATCTTAAGGATTCTTTTACTTTAGAAGAGATTCAGGATTTATATAGCAGTGAGAATTTTAACTTTATTTGGAGTGTAGAGGAATTTTTTAAATATCCAAAACTTACACTTTCAAATGAAAAAGACCTGAGACTATATTTAAATGGAAACACTGTCAGATTTTCTGCTAATGATGGCAGATACAGAATATACTGTGACGGTGAATTTTTAGGTCTAGCAAATGTAGGTAATAATTTATTAAAAGGGTATAAATATTTTTAAACCCAAGGAAGGATGTATAATGAAGATAAAAAACATAGCAATCATTGCCCATGTTGACCACGGTAAAACAACTATAGTAGACTGTTTACTTAGACAAGGGGGAGCTTTTGGTTCTCACGAGTTGGAAAAAGTTGAAGAGAGGGTAATGGACTCAAATGATATTGAAAGAGAAAGAGGAATTACAATTTTTTCTAAAAATGCCTCAGTAAGATATAAGGATTACAAAATCAATATCGTTGACACACCAGGACACGCGGACTTTGGTGGAGAAGTACAAAGAATTATGAAAATGGTTGATTCTGTTGTTCTACTAGTAGATGCTTTTGAAGGACCAATGCCTCAAACTAAGTATGTACTTAAAAAAGCTTTAGAGCAAGGACACAGACCAATTGTTGTTGTTAATAAAATTGACAAACCAAATGCTAGACCAGAAGATGTTCTATACATGGTTTACGAATTATTTATTGAATTAAATGCAAATGATTTACAACTTGACTTCCCAGTAGTATATGCTTCTGGTAAAAATGGTTATGCTATAAAAGAGTTAACAGATGAAGGAAAAGACATGGAACCTCTATTTGAAACTATCCTTGAACATGTTGACGATCCTGAGGGAGACGAACAAAAACCTATGCAATTTCTTATTACAAATATTGCATATGACAACTACGTTGGAAAACTTGCAGTTGGAAGAATCCACAATGGTATCGTAAGAAGAAACCAGGATGTTATGGTTATTAAAAGAGATGGTTCTCAATTTAAAGGAAAAGTATCTGTTCTTTATGGATACGAAGGATTAAAAAGAGTTGAAATCCAAGAAGCTCATGCTGGAGATATAGTATGTATCGCTGGTATTGATGATATTGATATTGGAGAAACTTTTGCAGATGTAAATAATCCTGTTGCACTTCCTCTAATTGATATTGATGAACCAACACTTGCTATGACATTTATGGTAAATGACTCTCCATTTGCTGGAAATGATGGTAAATTCGTTACATCAAGACACATTTGGGAAAGACTTCAAAAAGAACTTCAAACTAACGTTAGTATGAAAGTAGAAGCTACAGACACTCCAGATGCCTTTGTTGTAAAAGGAAGAGGAGAACTTCAACTTTCTATCCTACTTGAAAATATGAGAAGAGAAGGATTTGAAGTACAAGTTTCAAAACCAAGAGTTTTATTCAAAATGGAAGATGGAAAGAAAATGGAACCAGTTGAAATGGCTCTAATCGACGTTGATGATAGCTTTACTGGTACAGTAATTGAAAAATTAGGAAGAAGAAAAGGTGAAATGGTATCTATGATACCTGGAAACGACGGATATACTCGTTTAGAATTTAAAGTACCTGCAAGAGGACTTATTGGATTTAGAAACGAATTCTTAACAGATACTAAAGGTACAGGAATATTAAACCATTCATTCTTTGATTATGAACCATACAAAGGAGAAATCCCTACAAGAAGTAGAGGAGTATTAATTGCAACAGAACCAGGTGTTACTGTAGCTTATGCTCTAAATAATATCCAAGATAGAGGAACTCTATTCTTAGATCCAGGAATCCCTGTATATGAAGGAATGATA from Fusobacterium sp. DD2 encodes:
- a CDS encoding thioredoxin family protein, giving the protein MNSIISLDEMSFEEKMKEENELVIINFSAEWCGPCKIMNPILEAVSKEENVKIFRVNVDESPNLACEFGVENIPMTIFMRSGNKIYQVNGLKSKQELREKLCELK
- a CDS encoding FAD-dependent oxidoreductase encodes the protein MKVKKWRCTVCDEMFDYDKKPDNCPVCGVGQELFELVEVEVSEKSIEKEVDIVIIGGGVAAVNAADAVSSRNKKANITMVCREKYLPYYRTRLTELIDTDISMERMKIKKETWYSDRNIKLLLGKEATTINSKDKKVVLCDGEELSYDYLVIASGAGCFIPPFENKELENVRVIRELEETLDIKSKAANYKNAVVIGGGVLGLETAWGLKNLGIDVTVLEVMPKILPRQLDEKGSALLERIILDTGIKVEKGVQVKGFEGNGKVEKVVLKDGREFPADLVIVSAGIVPNKGFALSCDLKANKGITVNEKMETCIKDIYACGDIAEFNGRVMGLWQVAMEQGKVAGANICGDEIIYKEQVQPLSFDGMNTKLLSIGDVHSNEGETDYVEEYDAAKKIYKKLVFSEGVLKGAILIGDTSKSIAIIKAVREGIRKNDILAKMYN
- the tsaB gene encoding tRNA (adenosine(37)-N6)-threonylcarbamoyltransferase complex dimerization subunit type 1 TsaB; this encodes MLVLAIDTATKIASVALYDDKIGILGETNLYVKTNHSNIIMGLIDNLFKMTGFTIKDVDKIAVTVGPGSFTGIRIGVAIAKGLTYGTDKKIVGINELDVIANNAESRDGIIVPLIDARKGRVYFSTYRYVENKIENISEYKDGDLADILEEMKEEKYIFVGDGAIAYSDMIEEKMGERGTLFSKTSSIPRAAVAARLAVDSKDDNLYTLEPFYVNKSQAEREKEKRENNK
- the tsaE gene encoding tRNA (adenosine(37)-N6)-threonylcarbamoyltransferase complex ATPase subunit type 1 TsaE; protein product: MNRILSFNELDNLAEKLADYSKENTVIALIGDLGTGKTTFTQKFAKRLGVKEGIKSPTFNYVLEYFSGRLPLYHFDVYRLQEAEEIYEIGYEDYLNNDGVVLIEWANIIESELPKEYIKIELKHHDDISREVDLTYVGNSTKEKEMLDYVGFSN
- the rfaE2 gene encoding D-glycero-beta-D-manno-heptose 1-phosphate adenylyltransferase, with protein sequence MILSRETAAKLVAELKLQGKSVVFTNGCFDILHIGHLRYLNEAKRQGDILIVGVNSDASVRKLKGPTRPINNEIDRAEMLSGLKAVDFTLIFDELTPIETLEILKPSIHVKGGDYKKEELPETSTVEKNGGEVRILAFVEGKSTTNIVNKIQFKNNDGGKNE
- a CDS encoding CoA pyrophosphatase → MERSLADVLENGDERIIGRSRQFLSAVLIALITIKGKVHIILEKRAFGIKQGGEISFPGGKFEKNDRNTRNTAVRESVEELGISCENIEVLGKFGTLVNPSGVILDAYVGKINISQLSEIKYNRAEVEKIILVPMEFFLNTSPKVEKIAMENIPLFSAKELKLPKRYEKSWAGRAREVYFYSYQNEVIWGMTAEIIYEFVQELKRNGKLHMEGLK
- the upp gene encoding uracil phosphoribosyltransferase — translated: MAVIEINHPLIQHKLTLMRSADTDTKSFRENLNEIAKLMTYEATKTLKLQDKEVTTPLMTTTGCELQDRIALVPILRAGLGMTAGILDLMPTAKVGHIGVYRNEETLEPVYYYCKLPVDITSRKVIVVDPMLATGGSAVYAIDYLKKEGVKDIIFMCLVAAPEGIAKLLNKHPDVDIYTAKIDQGLTEEGYIYPGLGDCGDRIFGTK
- a CDS encoding cytochrome c biogenesis CcdA family protein, whose protein sequence is MSYLTIFLGGILSFFSPCILPVLPLYIGYLSGNNIENKKGIAINTVFFTFGISFAFVFLALGFSALGQLVYRYRNVFILVCGILTILLGLFQLQIFKNNFLSRERRINFDVKKMNPFVAFIFGFTFSFAWTPCIGPALSGVLMAISSIDNRTQGIILMLVYTLGFIIPFLITGFFSSFFLKLFKKNMGIVKYTPKIMGVLLILLGILIITGKLDYLLTYIA
- a CDS encoding TlpA disulfide reductase family protein encodes the protein MKKIIGILLLLLSFTSFAGTEKAPNFTAKDQYGIEHSIENYKGKFVLLTFWATWCPACRHELPVLDELYKKYGENKKDIVFLGVNSEKMDTVKEFLESKGYKFPTVVSEEAFQKYPVRAFPTLFVIDRDGNVINYAMGAIPGDTLERYINASLLEKSF
- a CDS encoding putative glycoside hydrolase produces the protein MKSQKKFITTVLGAIAVYLIAITATADVTKGIGLKDNKIQPEKEITKISKEEEKEIAKSSIDKTTTEENNISTPDTKDVNSVKAVSPEPVNTETPKTEIETKEEEPVKEEIAQEVSNNINYGFTNKLKTSLFSDNKGTKVLDTLRKATRVEILEEKQIETKKESKIKKKDGTFEIKVTAQITNWTKVKYNKNLKTYIGWIRSENISKDIHKVSPENLKNISFKPVEKINYPDNPKRDNVRGVYLTVYSAASEKKMNEMIALAKRTPINAFVIDVKDDGGKLLFKTEAEKKYLGVSFDKYPVNDIQKFIQKLKDNNIYVIARIVSFKDPRYAKKNPDKAIIKLADGKPYTNSDGVIWVSAHDRNLWEYNVAVAKEAAKAGFNEIQFDYVRFPASNGGKLDKQLNYRNTNGETKPETIAKYLKYARKELSPLGVYIAADVYGQVGSSSDDMGLGQHWEVIANEVDFICPMAYPSHYGKGVYGLSVPDANPYTTIYRSTLDGVNRNNNIDYPANVRPWLQAFTAKWVKGHINYGKNEIDAQVKALKDLGIDEYLLWSPSNRYGIVEK
- the truB gene encoding tRNA pseudouridine(55) synthase TruB, encoding MEGIININKPSGITSFDVIRNLRKILREKKIGHTGTLDPLAEGVLIVCVGKATRLVQDIEGYSKVYTAGFELGYQTDTYDVEGKVIEESDKKEVTREELEKTLSTFIGTTKQVPPMYSALKVNGKKLYELARQGIEVERKTRDITIDFIEILDFDGNKGKIRCKVSKGTYIRSLINDIGMHLGTYATMTSLVRENVGDINLKDSFTLEEIQDLYSSENFNFIWSVEEFFKYPKLTLSNEKDLRLYLNGNTVRFSANDGRYRIYCDGEFLGLANVGNNLLKGYKYF
- the typA gene encoding translational GTPase TypA, yielding MKIKNIAIIAHVDHGKTTIVDCLLRQGGAFGSHELEKVEERVMDSNDIERERGITIFSKNASVRYKDYKINIVDTPGHADFGGEVQRIMKMVDSVVLLVDAFEGPMPQTKYVLKKALEQGHRPIVVVNKIDKPNARPEDVLYMVYELFIELNANDLQLDFPVVYASGKNGYAIKELTDEGKDMEPLFETILEHVDDPEGDEQKPMQFLITNIAYDNYVGKLAVGRIHNGIVRRNQDVMVIKRDGSQFKGKVSVLYGYEGLKRVEIQEAHAGDIVCIAGIDDIDIGETFADVNNPVALPLIDIDEPTLAMTFMVNDSPFAGNDGKFVTSRHIWERLQKELQTNVSMKVEATDTPDAFVVKGRGELQLSILLENMRREGFEVQVSKPRVLFKMEDGKKMEPVEMALIDVDDSFTGTVIEKLGRRKGEMVSMIPGNDGYTRLEFKVPARGLIGFRNEFLTDTKGTGILNHSFFDYEPYKGEIPTRSRGVLIATEPGVTVAYALNNIQDRGTLFLDPGIPVYEGMIVGEHNRENDLVVNVCKTKKLTNMRAAGSDDAVKLAPPRKFTLEQALDYIADDELVEVTPLNIRLRKKYLKEGERRKFEKRSED